In the Lepidochelys kempii isolate rLepKem1 chromosome 3, rLepKem1.hap2, whole genome shotgun sequence genome, one interval contains:
- the LRATD1 gene encoding protein LRATD1, translated as MGNQLDRITHLNYSELPTGDPSGIEKDELRVGVAYFFSDEEEDLDERGQPDKYSVKGSSSPGQETPTHHHQLVLNETQFSAFRGQECIFSKVSSGPQAGDLRVFSVSALPALCKPGDLLELLYLGPSDHPPPPPHWAVYVGSGQIIHLHQGQIRQDSLYEAGAGNVGRVVNSWYRYRPLVAELVVQNACGHLGLKSDEICWTNSESFAAWCRFGKREFKAGGELQAATGTQHHQQYYLKIHLAENKVHTVRFHSLEDLIREKRRIDASGKLRVIKDLAIVDGKE; from the coding sequence ATGGGAAATCAACTGGATCGCATCACCCACCTGAATTACAGCGAGCTGCCGACCGGAGACCCCTCGGGGATCGAGAAGGACGAGCTGCGGGTCGGGGTGGCTTACTTCTTCTCGGATGAGGAGGAGGACCTGGACGAGCGAGGCCAGCCGGACAAGTACAGCGTGAAGGGCTCCAGCAGCCCTGGGCAGGAGACCCCCACTCACCACCATCAGCTGGTGCTGAACGAGACCCAGTTCTCCGCCTTCCGCGGCCAGGAATGCATCTTCTCCAAAGTCAGCAGCGGCCCCCAGGCTGGGGACCTGCGCGTCTTCTCCgtctctgccctgcctgccctctGCAAGCCGGGAGACCTGCTGGAGCTGCTCTACCTGGGGCCATCCgaccacccacccccacccccgcactggGCAGTCTATGTGGGCAGCGGGCAGATCATCCACCTGCACCAGGGCCAGATCCGCCAGGACAGCTTGTACGAGGCGGGCGCTGGCAACGTGGGCCGGGTGGTGAATAGCTGGTACCGCTACCGCCCCCTGGTGGCAGAGCTGGTGGTGCAGAACGCCTgcgggcacctgggtttaaaaagcgACGAGATCTGCTGGACTAACTCGGAGAGCTTCGCCGCCTGGTGCCGGTTCGGGAAAAGGGAGTTCAAAGCCgggggggagctgcaggctgCTACCGGCACCCAGCACCACCAGCAGTACTATCTCAAGATCCACCTGGCTGAGAACAAGGTGCACACGGTGCGATTCCACAGCCTGGAGGATCTAATAAGGGAGAAGCGCAGGATCGATGCCAGTGGCAAACTGAGAGTGATCAAAGACCTGGCTATAGTGGATGGGAAAGAGTAA